The nucleotide sequence GCACAGGTAAATAAATAGTGACACTGACCCTAACTGATGCACAGAGTCAATGAATCCCTTTCACTTAATTGGCTTAAGTGTTACTTGTAGTGAGAGTAAATATTTTACAACGCTGCAGAGCCTTTGCCTCGCAGTCCTGAGCTCCCCGTGCTccgtgctggggctgcagccagccCCGAGGtgagcagcctggctgctgtgggGATCAGAAAGGGGATTTTCCATCCAGGAAAAGAATTGGGAGAGAGAGTAAAATGTCAGCAAAGTAGTGTTTAATTCGCTCGGTCTGATTGGGTTTATTcacacagcctctgctctgggTTGTGCCCAGCCCGAGGTGTCCCGTAGCCAGGCTGGGCTCAGGGCGTGGGGCTGCTGGGTGTAAACTGAGTCTTCCACTCAGTCTGGGTTGAGTTATGgtatttttgcagaaaattttaggtgtcatagaatcatagaactggctgggttggaagggacctcagagatcaagtccaacccttgctccactcccgctgcagttcccagcccatggcactcagtgccacatccaggctctttttagATATCTCCAGACatagagaatccactacttccctgggtagcccattccagtgtctgatcaccctctctgtaaagaaattctttctaaaattcTGTCACTAGTCCCTTGGAGGGGACCCCTGCGGACTCATGCTGTCATCAGTGTCACCTCTGCAGTGGTGCAGAGAACTGGTGAagctcagcacagctgtgaTCCGAGGGTACAGGGGGATACAGGGGGAGGTGGAAGAGCCCCGGGCTGCCCGAGGAGCCCCAAGGAGTACTGGGGTTAGAGACCCCAGTTTGGGATGAGTTTGGGATCTGGGTGCTTCTTCCCAGGCTCCCTGGGGTGGCTGTGCTGTATCTGTGGGAGAGCAGGGTGTGGGGACAAGCAGTGACATTGATCTTTGAGGATGACACGTGTGCCACGATCAGGgaatttcagctttttgtttgtttttttgctttggtgaGAATTTAAGTGGTTTTGACAGAATAACCTGAAAGCCCCCACCCCCTTCcttggcagctcctctgcccccagtgctcagcatcctcccaAACCCGGGAGCAGCCAACCCACTGGTGACAGTGTTTGGGAAGAGCTGGAGCTCAGTTGTCACCTTTGGAGTGAATTGTCAGTCTGGCCAGGTCTGGTTTTGTCCATCTCTGAACTCTCCTGTTTCCTGAGGATCTGCCCAGTGTCCCTCTGAGGTCTGGGCTCAGGCTGATGCAAGCTGAGGGACACCCCAAGCCCCATCAGTGAAACCATCCTGGGGTTTCAGTGTGGCTCTGGAGAGGCTTTAAGGCTCTAATGAATCAGAGGCTGGTGGGTGTTTAACTTTTAATACAATGTATATTTATTGCAAACAataatatacaaaaaaaaaaaaaaaaaaaaggtaagtttcacaaaaagaaagatcttgcaaacaaaccaaaaaaaacttACCTAAAGACAAAATATGATTTAAATGACAGGTCTTTTAAGTtacagaaatactttaaaaagatCTGCTTTTATACAGAAATAGAAAGATGCCATATTATAAGAGtgcttttaagatttcttttccttctactgaacccctaaaaaaaaaaaaaaaaagttaacaaatatatcatttttttttttaaataaaaaaaaaagtccgctgtcttttttaaaaagcaatccTTAACTGTTCAGCCACACCTTCACCAAAGTCAGTGTCCCCACCTCAAGCCAGTTTTGGGGGTGGAAGGCTAAAACGGTGCTGCCCCGTGGGGCCTTGGGTCTCGTCCTCGCACGAGCTCGTGTGTCCCAGAGAGCTGAGGCAGAAAACAAGGCAAATGATTCAGTGATCCGCTACATTTGCAATCTTTAGTTtgtacaatttctttttttttttttttcttcttccagtttatccttgagagagaaaaaaaaaaaaaaaaaaaaaaaaaagggaagagcacAAGTTTGTACAAACCCAGGACACAGATTccaaaaagaataataataaaaataataataataataaaaaaaaaaaagaattaaagagaTAAATAAAGGACTGGTTACAGTTTAGACCATAATTTAACAGGCACGGTTACCTTCCAAATAATGCTCCCACAAACGCAATCACTTTTGAAAGGACTTGAAGCAGAAGGGAGATTTAAccaaacagacagaaaataatgGTGATTAAAAACTGCTCTtctcacaaaataaataatttaaagtagCTGTGATGTCCTGTAGCAGAGAGGAGCCCCTGGATGGGGTTTGCATCAGGGGGGGTTGCTTGGAGGGGGTCAAGCTCAACCCCCCCAACCCCAGGGAAGGGCAGAACTGGGGACCAGTGATTATCCCAGGGCTGATTTTAAGGCTTCTCAACAGCACTTTGggctggttttcattttttctttattttttttttaaaaaaatctttttgtttttctttcttaaggctcaaggttattaaaaaataaagttaagaAATCTCCTcctggctggttttgctatgagttagaaaaataaagcctCTCCCATGCTTGTCCCCACTCAATCTCAGCTCGTgtctctcctgctgcagagctgcccagctctgggctggccCCTTAACAGAGCTTTGTTCCCAGATAAAAACACGCccttttgcttctttatttttagagaaaaaaagacacttaTCTATACAAAAATACCTCTGACTGCAAGAAAACCTAGGACTGCTCCACTaagtgttgtggggtttttttagctgttgGAAAAAtaagagcatttaaaaaaaaaacaacctctaAAAAACATGTATAAATCCCCTCAAATTGGTAACGATTCATACACAGTACatactaaaaaatatttaaaatagagaaTATTCCTCACAGAGGACTCTTGagttctcttcctccccccccccttttttttttcttccattttttttttttaattactgctaaaaaaaaaaaaaatcattacaaaaGTCCAGAGAACAAGATAGCTGAGCTGGTTGGTTAGAAATCAGAAATCTCATCTCCACACCGTGCCCGGGGAGCAGAGTTAAAGTCCAATCCTTGGCAAGTCTGTACCGAGTTGTGTCGGGCCCCTTCCTGGAGGATGCTGTAGTGCAGAAGGCTCTCTCCTCCCCGCCAGCTTTCACTTGAGTGTCTCtgattaattattattttgtttcaaagaaggaaaaagtctgAGAGAGGTCTCtgttcttctctttgcttctttcGTGCTTGctttatgattaattttttttttcaactattGATGTTGTCGATGACTGTCTTAtcaatttattaatattattaatttttgtttgtttgtttgtttgtttttattggcAATGGCTTTAGGGCCTGGTGAGCTGTGTGTAGACGGGCTGTTCCcagtgctgggggctgtgggtctgggggatggaggggaccCCCGAAGTGTCTGCAATGGGGGTGTACATGGGGCGCTGCGTGGGGTTCATGTAGGTGAAGGTGGAGtagaggctgctgctctgccccgCGGCGTGGCTGTAGTAGGAGCTGGAGTTCTGGTGGTCGGTGTAGTCGTACTGGGAGCGGGTGATGGTGGGGTAGGAGGAGCCGTAGTGCTGGAGGTTGAAGGAGCTGTAGTTGAGCTGTTGCGGGGAGTGTTGCTGCTGCTCGCTGTAGTGGctggggctcagctgctccGTCTTGATGTGCGTCCTCTGCTGCGGGGGGCCCTGCTCCCCGCTCAGAGCCGGCAGCCCCCCGTGCTGCGCCTGGCCCGGGGGCTGTGCcgggggctggggagggggttggggTTGTTGTTTGGACAGCCAGACGTGACCGCCCCCTCCTTGAGACCCCGCCGTGCTGCTGATGCCGTAGCTCCCGGTGTAGGTGACCTGGCCGGCTTGGCCGTGGGTGGCCGGGACCCCCGGGTGCCCGTTGGGGGGCAGGTATTGATCGAACTCGTTGACGTCGAAGGTCTCGATGTTGGAGATGACGTCGCTGCTGAGCTCGCCGATGTCCACGTCTCGGAAGTCGATGTGGGGGGGCTGCCGGCCGCCTTCTTGCAGGGGGCGACCCTCCCGTTTCAGGTCCTGCTTGCCCGGCTGCGGGTCCGtcttgggggtggtggggggcGTGGGGGGACCCTGCGATTgccctggggaaggaaggaaaggggacAGGCATGAAAGGGGGTGTCAGTCTTGTCGTGGCTGGGCACCCCGGGGTGGGAGGTGCCGCCGGTGGCGATAACGCCGTTAATTGCCGTTAATCGTTAACCCCCGGGCGGTGCGTGGGGTGGCCGGAGAACAGCACTTTGCTTCTGAGAGCAGTTGTCTAGGGCAACACAAACATCTCCAGGTGTGAGCAACACCGGCATGAGCCCTATCAGCCCCGATCTATCGCGCCGAACAAAATTACCGAGTCATTACCGAGTCTTCAGACGTGAGCCGCGAGAGCGGGGTCAgcttttggtttatttaaaaaaaaaaaaaaaaaaaaaaaaaaaagaagtatggGCTCACGTTTCTCGTGGGCAGAGGGTGtagaagcagctgcaggggcACACGAGGGACTGGCACACACTGTCCCTTAcggggcagctctgcccctctccCAGTGCAGCCGTCCCCCTCTCCCTGAGTTTCTGGGTCTCCCTCCTTATTCCCCCCACAAAAGAATGGGGGATCCTCCCAAACCCGGCTGAATGTGGGACTGAGTCATTTTTCTGAGGTAGCCATGACTTAACCCCCCCGCCCATAACACCTCCTAAGTACCTACCCGAGTGCTCCCCGGGAGAGTGCACCTCGCTGATGCTGGAGGATGACTGCGGGGAGTCGGCTTGGAGCGCCTTGAAGATGGCGTTGGGGGAGATGTGGGTTTGCTCGGAGCCCTCTTCCTGCTCCGACTGCCCGTTCTTCACAGACTTTCTCCGCCGCGGTTGGTACTTGTAGTCGGGATGGTCCTTCTTGTGCTGCACCCGCAGCCGCTCGGCCTCCTCCACGAAGGGACGCTTCTCGCTCTCGTTGAGCAGcctgggggggacacacacacatggGGAGGTGAGGGGCTGCATCTCATGGGGGGCATTAGCAATTCCCCTCCCTGTAGTATTTCCACCAGCCCAAACCTCTCTCTGGGATCGCCTCGGCTGGGGATGCAAAGCCCCCCCCTTCAACTTTGAACCCTTGAACCCCCCGTCTGAGGTACACGCTGGTTGTACCCCCCCTCTTGCCCCCTCCCCCGGATTGCTCTGGTGGCTGAACAAGGGGTGGCAGCAGGGTTTGTCCTCCTCCAACCACCCCTGCAAGGGTGCTTGTCCTGTTCCCGGGGTACTGTTAAGTGACAGCCCTGTCGCTGCCTGCCAGGGCCAGCTTTGctccctgccttctcctcttgCCCCAAGAGTAGCCACAAATCTAGGATTCCCCCCCGCGCCGCCCTCCTTCTGCAGTCACAGAGCAAAAGGCAGCCAGGTGACTcactttccttctgtttttctcccctccctgccttaTTTTGGCAGTTGGAGGGCACCCAGCCATGCACCACTCAtcgcacccacccacccacccggGGCTTGGCACAGCATCGTCCCGCACCCAGCTCCCACCGCCCCCTCCCCTCGCCCCTCATCCCTTCTCCTCTCGGGCCAAGCTGATGCAATccagaaaaaaccccatcatTTCCTCTGGACAGCAGcacaaacaaacagcacaaaCCCCGCTCCTTCGGTTGCGGGGTAGGGGGGCTCTAccagcccccccctcccaagaccccctgcccagctgccacTCGGGGCATTGCTCATGGGCGAGAAACCACTTGAGAGAGGAGGCGGCAGCCACAGGGAACTGCTTTCCTTATTTCCCCTTTAGTACTCTGGCTTCTCCGACGCCCAAAGAAAAAGTTCGCAAAAGTTTGCAGCGGGTTTTCCAAGCTTGAAACCATCCTCTCCCTTCTTGCAGTGCCGGGATAAGGCTGGAGCAGAGTTTGcaggctgcagcctccccatccccccccccctcccctctttctACACCCACCTCTCCATCCCGGCTTCCCCACTCACCTCCAGAGCTTGCCCAGGGTTTTGCTGAGCTCGGCGTTGTGCAGATGCGGGTACTGATCCGCCAGCTTCCTGCGGGCTGCCTGTGCCCACACCATGAAGGCGTTCATGGGTCTCTTGAcgtggggtttgtttttgctGGAGCCGTTTACCCGGACCGGCATGGGCACCAGGGTCCAGTCGTAGCCCTTGAGCACTTGGCTCACAGCCTCTCGGATGCACACCGGGAATTTGTCCTCGTCGTTTTCTTTCTTCAGGTCCGGGTCACCCTTAGGGAAAGTGTTTTCTTGGGGTCTGGTGTTCTCCGTGTCCGAACCGGATCCAGAAGGACAGGGGGACCCGGAGGAATCATCCGacatggtggggctgggggcgtCGGAGATACATTTGTCCTGTTCTTCTGTCATTTTCATGAAGGGGTCTAGGAGATTCATGCGAGAAAGTGGCAGAGGGGAGAACAGGGGAcgaaaaaaacttttaaaaaaaattaaaaaagaaaaaaaatctgatggcTAAAGGGTAGGGAAGggttaaaaaaagtaaaactaagAGAGAACAAGTCTCCACCAGCGTGAAGCCCGGCTGGGGAGAGGAtggaaaaagctggaaaaagttTGCaaaagtttattattattattttcccctacgtaaaaaaaaaaaaaaaaaaaaaaaaaaaaaaaaaaaaaaaagttggccGTGTAGGGGAAGAGAAACTTTCTCAAGTTGCAGGAGAAAGGAcgggggggaagaagaaaaagcaaaaaaacaacccaaaaccccGGTGTCGGCTGCAGGAGGCCGTGGCCGGGCTGGGGCAGCGTGGGGGCCGAAGTGGGCAGCGCGGTACCGGTCGCGCCCCGCCGGTCTCCAGCGCGGCTCTGGGGCCCGCTCCGCGCCGCGGGAATAAATACTCTGCGCGGCCATTTCAGCTCCGGAGCCCTCAGCCAATGGGAGGGCGGCCCCCGGGGGCTGGCGCGCTTCCCATTGGCTGAGCCGCCGCCGAGGGGCGGGGCCTGAGGGGCGCGCAGCGGAGCTCCGCACTGCGCGGGGGATGGGGAtgcggaggggggggggatggggtgGAAAGGGCTGCGGGAGGAGATGCGGGAGATTTGCGCGGGTGCGCAGCGGTGCGCGCTCCCTCACACCCCTCCACCTGAACCCGCTGGGTTTCCCGGGAGGTGCGGAATGGGAGGTGCGGAATGGGGGGGGGACACGCAAGCAAGCGGCGGATTTGCCGCGGAGAGGAGAGCGGTGTCTGTGTgggtctgtgtgtcccccctAAACACACACCCGCACCCCGCGGGCGCGGAGCGGCGGTGGGGGAGCTCGGCGGTGGGCGCGGAGCAGAGCGCGGTGCGCGGTGCTGTCCAGAGGGGGCGCCAAAGGCCCAGGAACGGCGCGGAGGGGGCGGGGAGCGCTGCGCGGGGTGGGGGGGGTTCCGCACTCTTCCGCGCCCCTCCGCGGCGCCGCCTCCGCCGGGGCTGTGCGtgggggcaggcagaggggtgTGCGGGGCACCTAAAATACCCCCAAGCCcgaaagctttctttttttttttttttttttttttttttttttagggggtgGGTGCTCTCCGGCGCGTCCCACCCGCGCCCATCCCCGGCGCATCGCGGCTGCTCTGCCCGTCCCACGCATGTCCCGTGGGAGCTCTCTGCTTGTAGAAGTGACGGTCCCAGCGGGCAGGGCTCCACTCATGCCATCCAATACCTCACATatcaccccccccctcccttttttccttttttttttttttttttggtcttccctgattgctttttttttttttctcctaatttcTATTTTCCCCCCTCCTTACAACATTATCTCGCGGCCCCCATCTTGTCCCCCGCGGCGGCCTGAGGACTGGTGACAGGCTGAGCTCTGTGCCTGGCTGAACCCTGTgctggaaagggaaagaaagttGGGAGGTTTCCTCCTCCCcgaaaaagaaaaagttttgcaGAGTTGACCAACTCTTATAAtccaaacccaacaacaaaaccagcaaataaATAAGCCCTGTGAGCTTCCCGGGGTCATCTCTCGATAAATACAACTATTTCTCTCTAGAACGAATCATTCAGgatctgcatttttatttgcaaagtgCTTTTCCGTGCGCCTCAGGATGGAATATCAGGGATGCTGGCAGGACAGGAGTCTTTATAGAGGGGGAGAGTAAAACAAATCTCATCTTTTAAAGCTTCCAGGCCAGGGGGGGGTTTGGTGGGAACCCAATTTCGGCGCAGATGTGCATGAAGCCGCTGTGAGCTCCGGCCCCGCGTCCCTCCCCTGCACGCTGGGCTCCACGAGTGTGTTTGCAGGAGGGGGAAGAGCCCTTCCACCAGTTCTCCCTTTTCAAAATCCTCACgacataatttttcatttcaattcgAGCGTTAAAGTTGGTGCTTTATCGAAGCTGCTTTAATTTG is from Calypte anna isolate BGI_N300 chromosome 18, bCalAnn1_v1.p, whole genome shotgun sequence and encodes:
- the SOX9 gene encoding transcription factor SOX-9 isoform X2; its protein translation is MKMTEEQDKCISDAPSPTMSDDSSGSPCPSGSGSDTENTRPQENTFPKGDPDLKKENDEDKFPVCIREAVSQVLKGYDWTLVPMPVRVNGSSKNKPHVKRPMNAFMVWAQAARRKLADQYPHLHNAELSKTLGKLWRLLNESEKRPFVEEAERLRVQHKKDHPDYKYQPRRRKSVKNGQSEQEEGSEQTHISPNAIFKALQADSPQSSSSISEVHSPGEHSGQSQGPPTPPTTPKTDPQPGKQDLKREGRPLQEGGRQPPHIDFRDVDIGELSSDVISNIETFDVNEFDQYLPPNGHPGVPATHGQAGQVTYTGSYGISSTAGSQGGGGHVWLSKQQPQPPPQPPAQPPGQAQHGGLPALSGEQGPPQQRTHIKTEQLSPSHYSEQQQHSPQQLNYSSFNLQHYGSSYPTITRSQYDYTDHQNSSSYYSHAAGQSSSLYSTFTYMNPTQRPMYTPIADTSGVPSIPQTHSPQHWEQPVYTQLTRP
- the SOX9 gene encoding transcription factor SOX-9 isoform X1; its protein translation is MNLLDPFMKMTEEQDKCISDAPSPTMSDDSSGSPCPSGSGSDTENTRPQENTFPKGDPDLKKENDEDKFPVCIREAVSQVLKGYDWTLVPMPVRVNGSSKNKPHVKRPMNAFMVWAQAARRKLADQYPHLHNAELSKTLGKLWRLLNESEKRPFVEEAERLRVQHKKDHPDYKYQPRRRKSVKNGQSEQEEGSEQTHISPNAIFKALQADSPQSSSSISEVHSPGEHSGQSQGPPTPPTTPKTDPQPGKQDLKREGRPLQEGGRQPPHIDFRDVDIGELSSDVISNIETFDVNEFDQYLPPNGHPGVPATHGQAGQVTYTGSYGISSTAGSQGGGGHVWLSKQQPQPPPQPPAQPPGQAQHGGLPALSGEQGPPQQRTHIKTEQLSPSHYSEQQQHSPQQLNYSSFNLQHYGSSYPTITRSQYDYTDHQNSSSYYSHAAGQSSSLYSTFTYMNPTQRPMYTPIADTSGVPSIPQTHSPQHWEQPVYTQLTRP